In the Peromyscus maniculatus bairdii isolate BWxNUB_F1_BW_parent chromosome 20, HU_Pman_BW_mat_3.1, whole genome shotgun sequence genome, one interval contains:
- the Naprt gene encoding nicotinate phosphoribosyltransferase: MELDGERAVVRPLLTDLYQATMALGYWRAGQACEAAEFELFFRQCPFGGSFALAAGLRDCMCFLRSFRLQDADVQFLASVLPPDTDPGFFEHLRALDCSGVTVRALPEGSLAFPGVPLLQVSGPLLLVQLLETPLLCLVSYASLVATNAARLRLIAGPDKRLLEMGLRRAQGPDGGFTASVYSYLGGFNSSSNTLAGQLRGVPVAGTLAHSFVTSFSGSEVPPDPMLAPASSEGPAVDLTASVNLWLKRVCSYLGLEVQEPHPGERAAFVAYALAFPRAFQGLLDSYSVRRSGLPNFLSVALALGELGYRAVGVRLDSGDLLQQAQEIRGIFRAVGAQFQVPWLESVPIAVSNNIDEKELTRLSQKGSEVNVIGIGTSVVTCPKQPSMGCVYKLVSVGGRPRMKLTEDPEKQTLPGSKAAFRFLGSDGSFLLDLLQLAEEPPPKAGQELRVWPRGAREPCTVKPAQVEPLLRLCLQQGQLCEPLPTLDESRTFAQQSLSRLNPAHKQLQNPTVYPVALSEKLRALVDSLSAGGPL; this comes from the exons ATGGAGCTGGACGGCGAGCGCGCAGTGGTGCGGCCACTGCTCACCGACCTCTACCAGGCCACCATGGCGCTGGGCTATTGGCGCGCAGGCCAGGCATGCGAGGCAGCAGAGTTCGAGCTCTTCTTCCGCCAGTGCCCGTTTGGAGGCTCCTTTGCCTTGGCTGCCGGCCTGCGGGACTGCATGTGCTTCCTGCGCTCCTTCCGTCTGCAGGACGCAG ACGTGCAGTTCCTGGCTTCAGTGCTACCCCCAGACACCGACCCTGGGTTCTTCGAGCACCTTCGGGCCCTTGACTGCTCTGGGGTGACGGTGCGGGCCCTGCCAGAGGGTTCCCTCGCTTTCCCTGGT GTGCCGCTGCTGCAGGTGTCTGGGCCCCTCCTCCTGGTACAGCTGCTGGAGACGCCGCTGCTGTGTCTGGTCAGTTACGCTAG CCTCGTAGCCACCAACGCTGCTCGGCTTCGCCTGATTGCAGGGCCGGATAAGAGACTGCTCGAGATGGGCTTGCGCCGAGCTCAGGGTCCAGATGGGGGCTTCACGGCCTCCGTTTACAGCTACCTGGGCG GcttcaacagcagcagcaacacccTTGCTGGTCAGCTGAGGGGTGTGCCCGTGGCAGGGACCCTGGCGCACTCCTTCGTCACTTCATTTTCGGGTAGTGAGGTGCCCCCTGACCCG ATGTTGGCTCCAGCTTCTAGTGAGGGCCCCGCAGTGGACCTGACGGCCAGTGTCAATTTGTGGCTGAAGCGTGTGTGCAGCTATCTGGGGTTGGAGGTGCAGGAGCCACATCCAGGGGAAAGGGCAGCATTTGTGGCCTACGCTCTGGCCTTTCCCCGGGCTTTCCAGGGCTTGCTAGATTCCTACAGTGTACGCAG GAGTGGTCTTCCCAACTTTCTGTCCGTAGCCCTGGCGCTGGGAGAGCTGGGCTACAGGGCAGTGGGCGTGAGGCTGGACAGTGGTGATCTGCTTCAGCAGGCACAGGAGATCCGTGGGATCTTTCGAGCTGTTGGTGCCCA GTTCCAGGTGCCCTGGCTGGAATCTGTCCCCATTGCAGTCAGCAACAACATCGACGAGAAGGAGCTAACACGACTGTCCCAAAAG GGCAGTGAGGTGAACGTCATTGGCATCGGCACCAGTGTGGTCACCTGTCCCAAACAGCCCTCGATGGGCTGTGTCTACAAG TTGGTGTCTGTGGGAGGCCGGCCTCGGATGAAGCTGACAGAGGACCCCGAGAAGCAAACCCTGCCGGGGAGCAAGGCTGCCTTCCGGTTCCTCGGCTCCGATG GGTCTTTCCTCCTGGACCTACTGCAGCTGGCAGAAGAGCCTCCACCCAAGGCCGGGCAGGAACTCAGGGTTTGGCCCCGAGGGGCCCGGGAGCCCTGCACCGTGAAGCCAGCCCAGGTGGAGCCATTGCTGAGACTCTGCCTGCAGCAGGGACAG CTGTGTGAGCCACTTCCAACTCTCGACGAGTCCAGAACCTTTGCCCAGCAGTCTCTGAGCCGCCTCAACCCTGCTCATAAGCAGCTGCAGAACCCTACAGTGTATCCG GTTGCGCTGTCAGAGAAGCTGCGGGCCCTGGTAGACAGTCTGAGTGCTGGGGGGCCCTTGTGA